One segment of Fructilactobacillus hinvesii DNA contains the following:
- a CDS encoding NUDIX hydrolase has translation MADYIHELRQLVGHRPLILNTAGGALLDEQQRVLLQERTGNNDWCFPGGYMEYGERIVETLRREFKEDSGLEVEPIRLLQVFDGDCFKYPNGDEVQCLTNFFLVRKTGGQLLQHRTAETSALRYFPLDELPPFFNHQSEKMAQAVIDYLAQKS, from the coding sequence ATGGCAGACTACATTCATGAGCTACGGCAACTGGTCGGGCACCGCCCCTTGATTTTAAATACTGCTGGTGGAGCATTACTGGATGAGCAGCAGCGGGTGTTACTTCAGGAACGGACCGGCAACAATGACTGGTGCTTTCCCGGGGGTTACATGGAATATGGGGAACGAATTGTGGAGACGTTACGACGAGAATTTAAGGAAGACTCGGGACTTGAAGTCGAACCGATTCGCCTATTACAGGTTTTTGACGGTGACTGCTTCAAGTATCCCAACGGCGACGAAGTCCAATGTTTAACCAATTTCTTTTTAGTCCGCAAAACGGGCGGGCAGTTATTACAACATCGGACCGCAGAAACTAGCGCGTTACGGTACTTTCCGCTGGACGAATTACCGCCGTTCTTTAACCACCAATCAGAAAAGATGGCCCAGGCCGTCATCGACTATTTAGCCCAAAAGAGCTGA
- a CDS encoding ABC transporter ATP-binding protein, protein MASIELKQITKSFGTEENRYRVLDNVNFTSDAGEVTIITGPSGSGKSTLLTIMGALRNPDAGEVWLDGTQVNQLSSREQDHFRLDKIGFILQAHTLVPFLTVNDQFRLVDQVKSKGNLEGQQFQQLLDTLDVSQLLNQYPAELSGGQSQRVAIARGLYTKPVIILADEPTASLDENRVFRVCKLLKTAAKEQRQAVVVVTHDERMHQYADHIYELVDGHLTKQR, encoded by the coding sequence ATGGCAAGCATTGAATTAAAACAGATTACGAAAAGTTTTGGGACGGAAGAAAATCGGTACCGGGTCTTAGACAACGTGAACTTTACCAGTGACGCGGGGGAAGTCACGATTATCACTGGTCCCTCGGGTTCGGGAAAGAGTACTTTATTAACCATCATGGGAGCATTACGTAATCCGGATGCTGGGGAAGTGTGGCTTGATGGGACCCAAGTTAATCAATTAAGTAGTCGGGAACAGGATCACTTCCGTTTAGACAAAATTGGCTTTATTTTACAGGCCCACACGTTGGTGCCCTTTTTGACGGTTAACGACCAGTTCCGCCTGGTTGATCAAGTGAAATCGAAGGGAAACTTAGAAGGCCAGCAATTCCAACAATTGTTAGACACTCTGGACGTGAGTCAACTTTTAAACCAGTATCCAGCGGAACTATCCGGCGGTCAGAGTCAAAGGGTGGCAATTGCGCGGGGATTGTACACGAAACCTGTCATTATTTTGGCAGATGAACCCACGGCATCGTTAGACGAAAACCGGGTCTTTCGGGTTTGTAAACTGTTAAAAACCGCGGCCAAAGAACAACGCCAGGCCGTGGTGGTAGTCACCCATGATGAACGGATGCACCAGTACGCGGACCACATCTACGAGTTAGTGGATGGTCACTTGACCAAGCAACGCTAA